The following proteins are encoded in a genomic region of Arachis ipaensis cultivar K30076 chromosome B02, Araip1.1, whole genome shotgun sequence:
- the LOC107627646 gene encoding uncharacterized protein LOC107627646 has product MEDVFQDENDDDVESTTIADDSDDKLAKREPGVPVEFEARDTQDTRGLAEFQVGHQFQDKEEAVLSMKTYIIRCGVEYKALEFDYRKYHGKCKESSNECTWFIRISLRQRRSIWEIKQYNGLHTFLATSISSDHRRLDYHVISAFILPIIRANVAVSIKVLQNATDAHFSFRLTYRRVCMAKQKVVAQIYRDWEESYNELSRWLLGVQMTMPGTAVVLRTSHVQLAGPVDEEQAYFHRLFWTFSPCIEDFQHCKPLGENVELWSFFLSHLRQYVTPQQGILVISDRYNGIKPALQAPDGCWLPPNAYRAFCIRHVVANFALSFRGNDAWRFLMNTVYVKIEVEFDY; this is encoded by the exons ATGGAAGATGTATTTcaggatgagaatgatgatgatgtggagTCCACCACGATTGCCGATGATAGCGATGATAAGCTAGCGAAGA GAGAACCTGGCGTGCCTGTCGAATTTGAGGCCAGAGACACACAGGATACAAGAGGACTAGCTGAGTTCCAAGTTGGTCATCAGTTTCAGGATAAAGAGGAAGCCGTGCTGAGCATGAAGACATACATCATCCGATGTGGGGTTGAGTATAAAGCTTTGGAATTTGATTACCGCAAGTACCATGGGAAGTGTAAGGAATCCAGCAACGAGTGCACATGGTTTATTCGTATTAGTCTCCGCCAGCGTAGAAGTATTTGGGAGATAAAACAATACAATGGACTGCATACTTTTCTGGCCACTTCGATATCCAGTGATCACAGGAGGCTTGATTACCATGTGATATCGGCTTTCATACTTCCCATTATTAGAGCCAATGTTGCCGTGTCGATCAAGGTACTACAGAATGCGACAGATGCCCACTTTAGTTTTAGACTGACTTATAGGAGGGTTTGCATGGCTAAGCAGAAGGTCGTGGCACAGATTTACAGAGACTGGGAAGAGTCATATAATGAGTTGTCGCGATGGCTGCTAGGTGTGCAGATGACGATGCCGGGTACTGCTGTAGTATTGAGGACGAGTCATGTGCAACTGGCTGGCCCAGTCGATGAGGAGCAAGCTTATTTCCATCGGCTTTTTTGGACATTCTCACCGTGCATCGAGGACTTCCAACATTGCAAGCCTCTG GGTGAGAATGTAGAGTTGTGGTCGTTCTTCTTATCCCACCTTCGGCAATACGTAACACCTCAACAGGGTATTCTAGTTATATCGGATAGGTACAACGGGATCAAGCCTGCCCTACAGGCTCCTGATGGGTGTTGGCTGCCGCCAAATGCATACAGGGCATTTTGTATCCGACACGTGGTAGCAAACTTTGCCCTCAGTTTTAGGGGCAATGATGCTTGGAGGTTTCTAATGAATACTGTTTATGTGAAGATCGAGGTCGAGTTTGACTACTGA